A portion of the Leptospira noumeaensis genome contains these proteins:
- a CDS encoding sulfurtransferase: protein MNWNFLKTEIEPGDFLIDCRSQSAYEEETLEGAYYYPFIKKAFGSDPESQKKLYGPMTAVVQEFQKSKKTRIIVFDEGMGMFSTRMVYLLRGMGIKDAYVLGQKWPATGNKAKGELKVEPPIADKVKPIEGVVDKAFMERNLTKLQIFDARTMEEYEGRLPRLTAPEEGTLCGRLPGAFLWDWRNLYDGEANLIERSLFKKRLNGFPFMPERPTVIYDYNGARSCLLALMLREAGYIDITTYQGSWFEWRKSSLPKQAVAVFGAKQGAAAAPRVGGVDRKKV, encoded by the coding sequence TTGAACTGGAACTTTCTTAAAACCGAAATAGAACCTGGTGACTTCCTCATCGATTGTCGTTCCCAATCAGCATATGAAGAAGAAACATTAGAAGGTGCTTACTACTATCCATTTATCAAAAAAGCATTTGGATCTGATCCAGAATCCCAAAAAAAATTGTACGGGCCAATGACTGCTGTCGTACAAGAATTCCAAAAATCAAAAAAGACTCGAATCATTGTTTTCGATGAGGGAATGGGAATGTTTTCCACTCGTATGGTTTATTTACTACGTGGAATGGGAATCAAAGATGCCTATGTTCTTGGCCAAAAATGGCCTGCCACTGGAAATAAAGCAAAAGGGGAACTAAAAGTAGAACCACCAATTGCTGATAAAGTAAAACCCATTGAAGGTGTTGTGGACAAAGCCTTTATGGAGCGAAATCTTACGAAACTCCAAATCTTTGATGCAAGAACCATGGAAGAATACGAAGGCCGATTGCCACGCCTCACTGCTCCAGAAGAAGGAACGCTCTGTGGTCGTTTGCCAGGAGCTTTTCTTTGGGATTGGAGGAACTTGTATGATGGAGAAGCCAATCTCATCGAACGTTCTCTTTTCAAAAAACGCCTGAATGGTTTTCCTTTTATGCCGGAAAGACCTACTGTGATCTACGATTACAATGGGGCTCGTTCTTGTTTACTCGCACTCATGCTTCGTGAAGCAGGTTATATCGACATCACAACCTACCAAGGTTCTTGGTTTGAATGGAGAAAGTCGAGCCTACCGAAACAAGCAGTCGCCGTATTTGGTGCCAAACAAGGTGCTGCTGCAGCTCCTCGCGTCGGTGGAGTGGATCGCAAGAAAGTTTAA
- a CDS encoding lysophospholipid acyltransferase family protein, which yields MKRRFLVWLLPLIAVWFQRLIGFTSRFRFLTNERYEELFKNKKPFIYSIWHTNVLYSPYLHRGKNVAVLISESKDGDYINQVVHRFGNTSIRGSSSKGGSKALKAVIQHLKKGLPAAFTPDGPRGPAFILQPGIIAAAQVTQVPIVPFHYECSRQWILERAWDKHRVPKPFTTFVVSYGEPISVPRNLNEEEFEVIRLKVEEAMIKNRDLARKEAERILNGESQ from the coding sequence TTGAAACGTAGATTTTTAGTCTGGTTGTTACCACTCATTGCCGTTTGGTTTCAACGTTTGATTGGCTTCACTTCCAGGTTTCGTTTTTTGACAAACGAACGATACGAAGAATTATTCAAAAACAAAAAACCATTTATCTATTCGATTTGGCATACGAACGTTTTGTACTCTCCTTATTTGCACAGGGGAAAAAATGTAGCCGTTTTGATTTCTGAATCCAAAGACGGAGATTATATCAACCAAGTCGTTCATCGGTTTGGAAACACAAGTATTCGGGGGAGTAGTTCCAAAGGTGGGTCGAAAGCCTTAAAGGCTGTAATCCAACATTTAAAAAAGGGATTACCAGCTGCCTTTACACCTGACGGCCCACGTGGCCCCGCCTTCATTCTCCAACCGGGAATCATTGCTGCAGCGCAGGTCACTCAAGTTCCTATTGTTCCTTTTCATTACGAATGCAGTAGGCAATGGATTTTAGAAAGAGCTTGGGACAAACATCGAGTTCCAAAACCTTTTACAACTTTTGTCGTCTCTTATGGAGAACCCATTTCTGTTCCTCGCAACTTAAATGAAGAAGAGTTTGAAGTTATACGTCTAAAAGTAGAAGAAGCGATGATAAAAAATCGTGACCTTGCCAGAAAAGAAGCCGAACGAATTTTGAATGGAGAATCCCAATGA
- the csrA gene encoding carbon storage regulator CsrA has translation MLVLARRSNQSIMIGDDIEIVIVDIKGDQVKIGVKAPKNVSVHRAEVYKEIQEENKKAAGTNIKPEDLGKLGDLFKKKT, from the coding sequence GTGTTAGTTCTTGCAAGGAGGAGCAACCAGTCCATTATGATCGGTGATGATATCGAAATTGTGATTGTCGATATCAAAGGTGACCAAGTAAAGATTGGTGTCAAAGCTCCCAAAAATGTTTCTGTCCACCGGGCAGAAGTGTATAAAGAAATTCAGGAAGAAAACAAAAAAGCTGCCGGAACCAATATCAAACCAGAAGATTTGGGCAAACTCGGCGATTTGTTCAAAAAGAAAACTTAA
- a CDS encoding flagellar hook-associated protein 3: MRITNMMQNNSLVRNLNRHQVAMDETQTQLGTGLKIRKPSDDPGAATNQMYFRSRLNELSQYEENIGDGYQRLQQIDGVLDKMGEIFQRARVLTVQAGNGIYQGDKGFELEVAIGKEIDQHLRAIVDLANARDATGQPLFGGHVIERPPFEPIESKIKGLQGLELKNQYVGVEYRGDIGEQLREIEKGEYIPITIPGNKVFWGTNVSVTSKVDNSAYQATSDQKFKIDGVEIHISVGDTIDDVIDKINNSPLEVKASKLAQDNISISSTAPHQIWLEDVDGGTVLRDIGLIEPSASEPPNNFSKSATVTGLSVFDVLIQLRNDLIQKDQERIGGRDLGDLDLALENILRHRSTVGARMNRLEQHEERVSYDKMYMTELLAKNEGIDFPETIMNMKWLETIHSYALNVGSKIIKPTLMDFLR; encoded by the coding sequence ATCAGAATCACTAACATGATGCAAAACAATTCCTTGGTGCGAAACTTAAACCGCCACCAAGTGGCGATGGATGAAACCCAAACCCAACTAGGAACCGGATTAAAAATCCGTAAACCATCCGATGATCCGGGTGCGGCCACAAACCAAATGTACTTCAGGTCACGTCTGAACGAACTTTCCCAATACGAAGAAAACATTGGGGATGGATACCAAAGGTTACAACAGATCGATGGTGTCCTCGACAAAATGGGAGAAATTTTCCAAAGGGCTCGTGTCCTTACCGTTCAGGCCGGAAACGGAATTTACCAAGGGGACAAGGGATTTGAATTGGAAGTGGCGATTGGCAAAGAGATCGACCAACATTTACGTGCCATTGTGGATCTTGCGAATGCTCGTGATGCTACCGGACAACCTTTGTTTGGTGGTCATGTCATCGAAAGACCTCCTTTTGAACCGATTGAATCCAAAATTAAAGGTCTGCAAGGCCTAGAACTCAAAAACCAATACGTAGGTGTGGAGTATCGCGGTGATATCGGAGAACAACTCCGTGAAATCGAAAAAGGCGAATACATTCCGATTACCATTCCGGGAAACAAAGTGTTTTGGGGAACAAACGTCAGTGTCACTTCCAAAGTGGATAACTCTGCTTACCAAGCCACTTCCGACCAAAAGTTCAAAATTGATGGAGTAGAAATTCATATCTCTGTGGGTGATACGATTGATGATGTGATTGATAAAATCAATAACTCACCACTTGAAGTCAAAGCAAGTAAACTAGCACAAGATAACATTTCTATTTCTTCTACGGCACCTCACCAAATTTGGCTAGAGGACGTGGATGGAGGAACTGTACTTCGTGACATTGGACTCATTGAACCAAGTGCCAGTGAACCACCGAATAACTTTTCTAAGTCGGCAACGGTCACTGGACTATCTGTATTTGATGTTCTCATCCAACTAAGAAATGATTTAATCCAAAAAGACCAAGAACGAATTGGTGGTAGGGATTTGGGTGATCTGGATTTAGCTCTAGAGAATATCCTTCGTCACCGTTCGACCGTTGGTGCTCGTATGAATCGTTTGGAACAACATGAAGAACGAGTTTCTTACGACAAAATGTATATGACAGAACTTCTTGCTAAAAATGAAGGAATCGATTTCCCGGAAACAATTATGAATATGAAATGGTTGGAAACAATTCATAGTTATGCGTTAAATGTTGGTTCTAAAATTATCAAACCAACTCTTATGGATTTCCTTCGGTAA
- the fliW gene encoding flagellar assembly protein FliW encodes MSVTIHTKPFGTIQVDAKQILKFPQGLLGFDEFDEYALIEESPESPFKWLQSTKESGLAFIVIQPELFMNDYKPAVSDEELHDIGLKSWKEGIIFLIVTIPHDNPKGMTANLQGPIILNGKEGKGKQCISRDENHPIRKNIIESMEEMSSEKV; translated from the coding sequence ATGTCGGTAACGATTCACACAAAACCTTTCGGAACCATCCAAGTGGACGCAAAACAAATCCTAAAATTCCCACAAGGGTTACTTGGATTTGATGAATTTGATGAGTATGCTCTTATCGAAGAAAGTCCAGAAAGTCCTTTCAAATGGTTACAATCCACGAAAGAATCGGGCCTTGCGTTTATCGTCATCCAACCAGAACTGTTTATGAATGATTATAAACCTGCTGTTTCCGATGAAGAATTACATGACATAGGTCTTAAGTCTTGGAAAGAAGGAATTATTTTTTTAATTGTTACCATTCCTCATGACAATCCCAAAGGAATGACGGCCAACTTACAAGGCCCTATCATTTTGAATGGAAAAGAAGGGAAGGGAAAACAATGTATTTCTCGTGATGAAAATCATCCCATTCGAAAAAACATCATTGAATCTATGGAAGAAATGTCTTCCGAAAAGGTATAA
- a CDS encoding LIC11113 family protein, producing the protein MTNPSLQLLKEEVSAWKERKPSTEIKKLIRNHRSFPMDDGSCRVEPASRISSVTYFRFSCQNESDPMLIRFQSNQKSHLKPDTFQLRAVHRIGKKQYLEIETGLVTSESKSSSVSLKLNTDDTELDFPSKKQIPVVAEGKQKISSYKPIQNPNLFYFKSISENPKRRKEVPSNIEVFFDSSCPLEFIEKDESFYWDQTVSYVFRITCIRDSVYSLIRVPSTISGELVSSNTIWKDPKPGDRVLGNAVLKKITETQTFWEKIVLYYE; encoded by the coding sequence ATGACAAACCCTTCCTTACAATTGCTGAAAGAAGAGGTAAGTGCATGGAAAGAGAGAAAACCATCCACAGAAATTAAAAAACTAATTCGTAACCATCGAAGTTTTCCAATGGACGATGGAAGTTGTCGAGTGGAACCGGCATCACGTATTTCTTCTGTAACGTATTTTCGATTCAGTTGTCAAAACGAATCGGATCCTATGCTCATTCGATTCCAATCCAATCAAAAAAGTCATTTGAAGCCAGATACGTTTCAGTTAAGGGCTGTTCATCGAATTGGAAAAAAACAATATTTAGAAATTGAAACAGGACTTGTGACAAGTGAATCCAAGTCCTCATCCGTATCATTAAAGTTGAATACTGATGACACGGAACTAGATTTTCCTTCTAAAAAACAAATCCCAGTAGTGGCCGAAGGAAAACAAAAGATTAGTTCTTACAAACCAATCCAAAATCCAAATTTATTTTATTTTAAATCCATTTCTGAAAATCCAAAACGTAGAAAAGAAGTTCCTTCTAATATTGAAGTGTTTTTTGATTCGTCTTGCCCTTTGGAATTTATCGAAAAGGATGAGAGTTTTTATTGGGATCAAACTGTTTCTTATGTTTTTCGAATCACTTGCATTCGTGATTCTGTTTATAGTTTGATCCGAGTTCCTTCTACAATATCCGGTGAGTTGGTATCATCCAATACAATCTGGAAAGATCCAAAACCTGGTGACCGAGTTTTAGGAAATGCGGTTTTGAAAAAAATTACCGAAACGCAAACCTTTTGGGAGAAAATCGTTTTGTATTATGAATAA
- a CDS encoding metallophosphoesterase — MKFALIGDIHGYWNKNDIEYFNASDYDCLFFTGDLRGNPKLGKISFQGLTKRAYMIPGNWDGMSLTSIIGEVIQSKILIHSGQIGQNRRMRKLSELVKPISLLGYSSLVLSPDLDLSLIVGRPHAMGGGLSFAPNMQKTYMVSNMDASIEKYKRLIDGTKEKNLFFLSHNGPFGLGAAKNSMYGAEFKKEGGDWGDMDLTEAISYAKSIGKKVPLVLSGHMHHSISKKKERETHEYTGGTFYVNGAKVPRIQEGKHFHTKIEWDGGSATVIPLWV, encoded by the coding sequence ATGAAATTTGCACTGATTGGAGACATCCACGGTTATTGGAACAAAAATGATATCGAGTATTTTAATGCATCGGATTACGATTGTTTGTTTTTTACAGGAGACCTTCGAGGGAATCCCAAACTTGGCAAAATTTCTTTCCAAGGCCTCACCAAACGCGCGTATATGATTCCTGGGAATTGGGATGGGATGAGTCTCACCTCCATCATTGGAGAAGTGATCCAATCCAAAATCCTCATCCATTCCGGGCAAATTGGTCAAAACCGTAGGATGCGTAAACTTTCAGAACTAGTAAAACCCATTAGCCTTTTGGGATACAGTTCATTAGTTTTATCCCCTGATTTAGATTTAAGCCTCATCGTTGGACGACCTCATGCCATGGGTGGCGGCCTTAGTTTTGCACCCAATATGCAAAAAACCTATATGGTCTCTAATATGGATGCATCGATTGAAAAATACAAACGCCTGATCGATGGAACCAAGGAGAAAAACCTATTCTTTCTTTCGCATAACGGGCCTTTTGGTTTGGGTGCGGCAAAAAATTCCATGTATGGTGCCGAATTTAAAAAAGAAGGTGGGGACTGGGGAGACATGGATCTCACAGAAGCCATTAGTTACGCCAAATCCATAGGAAAAAAAGTTCCACTGGTGCTTTCGGGCCATATGCATCATTCCATTAGCAAAAAGAAAGAACGCGAAACCCACGAATACACTGGGGGAACTTTTTATGTCAACGGAGCCAAAGTCCCAAGAATCCAAGAAGGAAAACATTTCCATACAAAGATTGAATGGGACGGAGGTTCGGCGACAGTCATCCCACTTTGGGTTTAG
- a CDS encoding S1C family serine protease, with protein MNKLLKFSFFFFLMSFSLLAQVDPEPAVDSIFRSVVLIRNEGFNTENKTQPWMKKNLYTGFGSGFVLPGQTILTNAHVVRDAKRILVKSSFTKKEYLADVKYIGYDCDLALLQVNDPDFSEQTNSLSFLEGIPNLGSDILLLGFPNGTDSLSVEKGSVLRFEKNRYTYSGLDYRNVLKINANIQPGNSGGPAVQNGKVVGLVFQISTLEQGIAYLISNDIIRHFLEDIGDGKYDGFPNIGFTFQNGNPKSLKQAMKVPASQSGIFVNRIYPSSTFSKVLKEKDFVTAVDGLPLTNDGEISQANKKEFIIDWIENKQLNSKVIVSYYRAGKQYDAEVNLQKNYALDLYRDSTEDYFLQAGFVFQPITRSFFHSEDGDLDSSLKYHYSYFIQDLLYRYTVRDIVLSYTFNDPETSKYKKYKYKVVESINGRIPKDLNEFKTIWKDGKKGFIVLKFRGMDLPIVIRPESVYQMNQRVKKRYGANYEEF; from the coding sequence ATGAATAAATTATTAAAATTTAGTTTTTTCTTTTTCTTAATGAGTTTTTCTCTCTTGGCTCAAGTTGATCCTGAGCCAGCTGTGGATTCTATTTTTCGTTCCGTAGTTCTCATTCGTAATGAAGGATTCAATACAGAAAACAAAACACAGCCATGGATGAAAAAGAATTTGTATACTGGTTTTGGATCTGGTTTCGTTTTGCCTGGCCAAACCATTTTAACCAATGCTCATGTTGTGCGTGATGCCAAACGCATTCTTGTTAAAAGTAGTTTTACTAAAAAAGAATATTTAGCAGATGTTAAATATATTGGTTACGATTGTGATTTGGCTTTGTTACAAGTAAACGATCCCGATTTTTCGGAACAAACCAATTCCCTTTCCTTTTTGGAAGGAATTCCCAATTTGGGTTCGGATATTCTGTTACTTGGTTTTCCGAATGGGACTGATAGTTTATCTGTGGAAAAAGGTTCCGTTTTGCGATTTGAAAAAAATCGTTACACCTATTCTGGGTTAGATTACCGAAACGTATTAAAAATTAATGCCAATATCCAACCTGGAAATTCCGGTGGCCCCGCCGTACAAAATGGGAAAGTAGTAGGCCTTGTATTTCAAATTAGCACTTTGGAACAAGGAATTGCTTATTTGATATCAAACGATATCATTCGACATTTTTTAGAAGATATAGGTGACGGAAAGTATGATGGATTTCCAAACATAGGTTTTACTTTTCAAAATGGAAATCCAAAAAGTTTAAAACAAGCCATGAAGGTTCCCGCAAGCCAATCCGGAATTTTTGTGAATCGAATTTATCCTTCTTCTACTTTTTCCAAAGTATTAAAAGAAAAAGATTTTGTAACGGCTGTGGATGGACTACCACTCACAAATGATGGTGAAATTTCTCAGGCCAACAAAAAAGAATTCATCATCGATTGGATCGAAAACAAACAACTGAATTCCAAAGTAATAGTTAGTTATTACCGGGCCGGAAAACAGTATGATGCAGAAGTGAATCTGCAAAAAAATTATGCTTTGGATTTGTATCGAGATTCTACAGAAGATTATTTTTTACAAGCAGGGTTTGTATTTCAACCCATCACTAGATCGTTTTTCCATTCGGAAGATGGGGACTTGGATAGTTCTTTAAAATACCATTATAGTTATTTCATTCAAGATTTGTTGTACAGGTATACCGTTCGAGATATTGTACTCAGTTATACATTCAATGATCCTGAAACTTCAAAATATAAAAAATATAAATACAAAGTTGTAGAGTCAATTAACGGACGTATTCCGAAAGACTTAAATGAATTCAAAACCATTTGGAAGGATGGAAAAAAAGGATTCATTGTTTTAAAATTCCGGGGGATGGATTTACCTATCGTAATCCGGCCAGAGTCTGTTTACCAAATGAACCAACGTGTGAAAAAAAGATATGGTGCCAATTATGAAGAGTTTTAA
- a CDS encoding OsmC family protein, whose amino-acid sequence MTAAFEDKVVVATAKTKYETKISAGKHSWIADEPASKEGTDLGPMPMELLASSLGACTSITVRMYADKKEYPLDSVEVHVTLDKRSAEDHQFSRVVILNGNLSTDQRERLLAVANACPVHKLLSGKIEIQTSLG is encoded by the coding sequence ATGACAGCAGCATTCGAAGATAAGGTGGTTGTAGCCACTGCCAAAACCAAATACGAAACAAAAATTTCCGCAGGAAAACACAGTTGGATTGCTGACGAACCGGCTTCCAAAGAAGGAACCGATCTTGGGCCAATGCCTATGGAATTACTTGCTTCTTCTTTAGGTGCTTGTACATCGATTACAGTGCGGATGTATGCAGATAAAAAAGAATATCCATTGGATTCTGTAGAAGTTCATGTAACGCTCGATAAACGATCTGCCGAAGACCACCAATTTTCAAGAGTTGTGATCCTAAACGGAAATTTAAGCACAGACCAACGAGAGAGATTACTCGCTGTTGCCAATGCTTGTCCGGTTCATAAACTTTTGTCAGGTAAAATTGAAATTCAAACTAGTCTCGGTTAA
- a CDS encoding alpha-glucosidase, giving the protein MVSRLFFLSFSIFFLECASRVISNLPIAEDSFPLTQKIQWIQSTNEFTLRNQSLAKDFIKLSLNEPFLLAFAKETTSKYRMASFQFKESLQKSCTKQSIDEIKKETGKVTIKGKLSGNDCSTDYQIIFVPKSDTEVEFKITLSDPTLNRIQFHYSSSPDEKIFGLGEQFTYDELKGKTPFLFTEEQGVGRGDQPITAGANIMAGAGGNAYTTYAPIPHYITSDNRSLFFDNSGYANFDFSDTKKIKVEFWDFQSEKSLTGTIWIGSSPKSLIEAYTKKTGRFPKLPDWAYGTWLGVQGGTEKVSAIVKQAKDAGNPVTALWIQDWCGRRVTNFGDQLKWRWYADDSLYPDFKKFVKSMNDQNVQVLGYINSFLADTDPKKPGDDFTNPLLTEAKSKGYLVKNSKGEDYLIQTVGFPAYLIDLTNPAAVRWTKDLIKKNMIGMGLSGWMADFGEWLPYDAKLYSGVDAKIYHNRYPVDWAKVNREAIREAGMEGKIVFFTRAGYSYSNAHSTLFWEGDQMVSFGTNDGLPSSIIGLTSSGISGYALNHSDIGGYTTISNPLRNYHRSKELLLRWAEASAFTTVFRTHEGNRPLKNWQVYTYIKPDGTRSLGDDDTISLFAKIAKIHFALKPYIQSLVEEASQTGIPVVRHNYLVEPEDKNLLKYKYQFFLGDDLLVAPVVESGEIVQEVYLPRGRWQHLWTGTTYDGYRKVQVPAPIGKPPAFIRIGGKSEGLIRSSISSIRNKD; this is encoded by the coding sequence ATGGTATCTCGCTTATTTTTTCTCTCATTTTCAATTTTCTTTTTGGAATGTGCTTCTCGGGTCATTTCGAATCTTCCCATAGCGGAAGATTCCTTTCCCTTAACACAAAAAATCCAGTGGATTCAATCCACAAATGAATTCACATTAAGAAACCAGTCCCTCGCAAAAGACTTTATCAAACTCTCGTTAAACGAACCGTTTCTTTTGGCTTTTGCCAAAGAAACCACATCCAAATATCGGATGGCATCCTTTCAATTCAAAGAAAGTCTCCAAAAATCTTGCACAAAACAATCCATAGACGAGATCAAAAAAGAAACGGGAAAAGTCACAATCAAAGGAAAGTTAAGTGGTAACGATTGTTCTACCGATTACCAAATCATTTTTGTTCCTAAATCAGACACTGAGGTGGAATTCAAAATCACCCTTTCTGACCCCACACTCAACAGAATCCAATTCCATTACAGTTCCTCACCTGATGAAAAAATTTTTGGTCTCGGGGAACAGTTCACTTATGATGAACTCAAAGGAAAAACTCCCTTTTTGTTTACCGAAGAACAAGGTGTAGGACGCGGTGACCAACCGATCACAGCAGGAGCCAACATCATGGCTGGTGCTGGTGGAAACGCTTACACAACCTATGCACCGATCCCTCACTATATCACTTCCGACAACCGTTCTCTATTCTTTGATAACAGTGGTTATGCGAATTTTGATTTCAGTGACACCAAAAAAATCAAAGTCGAATTTTGGGATTTCCAATCGGAAAAATCTCTTACCGGAACGATTTGGATTGGATCGTCTCCCAAATCACTCATCGAAGCTTACACCAAAAAAACCGGGAGATTTCCAAAACTCCCTGATTGGGCTTATGGAACTTGGCTCGGTGTCCAAGGAGGAACAGAAAAAGTTTCTGCCATCGTGAAACAGGCAAAAGACGCCGGAAACCCTGTCACAGCACTTTGGATCCAAGACTGGTGTGGACGACGAGTCACCAATTTTGGAGACCAACTCAAATGGCGTTGGTATGCAGATGACAGTCTATATCCAGACTTTAAAAAATTTGTAAAGTCGATGAATGACCAAAACGTACAAGTGTTAGGTTATATCAATTCTTTCTTAGCTGATACCGATCCCAAAAAACCGGGAGATGATTTTACAAATCCCCTCTTAACGGAAGCAAAGTCAAAAGGATACTTGGTCAAAAATTCCAAAGGAGAGGATTACCTCATCCAAACGGTTGGGTTTCCCGCATACCTCATTGACTTAACCAATCCGGCAGCCGTTCGTTGGACCAAAGACCTGATCAAAAAAAATATGATTGGGATGGGTCTTTCGGGTTGGATGGCCGATTTTGGAGAATGGTTGCCTTATGACGCAAAATTGTATTCAGGTGTTGATGCCAAAATCTATCACAACCGTTATCCGGTAGATTGGGCCAAGGTCAACAGAGAGGCCATAAGAGAAGCTGGAATGGAAGGAAAAATTGTTTTTTTTACAAGAGCCGGTTACAGTTATTCCAATGCCCACTCCACTCTCTTTTGGGAAGGAGACCAAATGGTAAGTTTTGGAACCAATGATGGCCTTCCTTCTTCCATCATAGGACTCACAAGTTCAGGTATCAGCGGTTATGCGTTAAATCATAGTGACATTGGTGGTTACACTACTATTTCCAATCCACTCAGAAACTACCATAGATCGAAAGAACTTCTGTTACGATGGGCAGAGGCCTCTGCCTTCACAACTGTTTTCCGTACCCATGAAGGAAATAGACCTCTCAAAAATTGGCAGGTATATACGTATATAAAACCTGATGGGACCAGATCTCTGGGAGACGATGATACAATATCTTTGTTTGCAAAAATAGCAAAAATTCATTTTGCACTCAAACCATATATACAAAGTTTGGTGGAAGAAGCATCCCAAACCGGAATCCCAGTCGTCAGGCACAATTACCTTGTGGAACCCGAAGACAAAAATTTGTTAAAATACAAATACCAATTTTTCCTAGGAGATGACCTTCTTGTGGCTCCTGTGGTAGAAAGTGGGGAAATTGTTCAGGAAGTTTACCTTCCTCGTGGGAGATGGCAACACCTTTGGACAGGCACCACTTACGATGGTTATAGAAAGGTTCAAGTGCCAGCACCGATTGGAAAACCTCCTGCTTTCATCCGCATCGGTGGAAAGTCGGAAGGGCTTATCCGTTCTTCGATTAGTTCCATTCGCAATAAAGACTAA